A genomic window from Chlorobium phaeobacteroides DSM 266 includes:
- the nrfD gene encoding NrfD/PsrC family molybdoenzyme membrane anchor subunit, producing MMATAVSEIMSTKINPNVVPHLHIWEWHIPLYLFLGGMAGGLLVITSIMIVLKRQFGIGPRDVGEGCPCLAIRIGSFLSPTLLGIGMLFLFLDLAHPLYVWAFYTTIQPTSPMSAGSWILIAFFPLAILQAMLVNRNQLRGFNIGPVSKIIDWTEQHMTIVALANAHIGVGIGIYTGILLSFFSARPLWSSSILGMLFLVSGISSAAALMLLLAPKDEKPVYSMIDANAIWIELMTVGLFVLGGLTGSANTHGAMMHLITGDVNLAGMSYMFWFWGIFVAAGLVVPLFLEFMEAAGVHIKFPNVAPVMVLCGGLILRFLIVFAGQTYHTFM from the coding sequence ATGATGGCAACCGCAGTCAGCGAAATAATGTCAACGAAAATCAACCCGAATGTGGTACCCCATCTCCACATCTGGGAGTGGCACATTCCTCTCTACCTCTTTCTTGGCGGTATGGCCGGCGGACTACTGGTCATCACCTCCATCATGATCGTCCTGAAAAGACAGTTCGGCATAGGCCCTCGTGACGTGGGCGAAGGGTGCCCCTGCCTGGCCATACGCATAGGATCGTTCCTGTCGCCGACACTCCTTGGCATCGGCATGCTCTTTCTCTTTCTCGACCTTGCCCATCCCCTCTACGTCTGGGCATTCTATACCACCATCCAGCCCACCTCGCCAATGTCGGCAGGCAGCTGGATCCTTATCGCCTTCTTCCCCCTCGCTATTCTGCAGGCGATGCTGGTCAACCGAAACCAGTTGCGAGGCTTCAATATCGGGCCGGTCAGTAAAATTATCGACTGGACGGAACAACACATGACCATCGTAGCCCTAGCCAACGCCCATATCGGCGTCGGAATCGGTATCTATACCGGCATTCTCCTCTCCTTTTTCTCCGCCCGTCCGCTCTGGTCAAGCTCCATCCTCGGCATGCTCTTTCTTGTCTCCGGAATATCAAGCGCAGCAGCACTCATGCTGCTCCTTGCACCCAAAGACGAAAAACCGGTCTACAGCATGATTGACGCAAACGCCATCTGGATCGAACTGATGACGGTCGGTCTCTTTGTGCTTGGAGGACTTACCGGTTCGGCAAACACCCACGGCGCCATGATGCATCTGATTACCGGCGACGTCAACCTTGCCGGCATGTCCTACATGTTCTGGTTCTGGGGAATCTTTGTTGCGGCCGGTCTTGTCGTCCCCCTGTTCCTCGAGTTTATGGAAGCGGCCGGAGTCCACATAAAATTTCCGAACGTAGCCCCGGTCATGGTGCTCTGCGGCGGATTAATCCTCAGATTCCTTATTGTCTTTGCCGGTCAAACCTACCACACCTTCATGTAA
- a CDS encoding fibrobacter succinogenes major paralogous domain-containing protein — MNKTKQGARALSQVITLTLILLLGACAAPPEKVVDIDGNNYTAVHAGSMVWTSRNLNVAHFRNGDPIPEVQDPAAWATLATPAWCYNENKPENGKLYGKLYNWYAVNDPRGLAPEGWHVATDEEWSALGDLLGGETDAGGALKALEHWNNQTDKTQTAIGFDALPAGARRDTDGHFMPPGEYSRLWTATEASEKSAWSRSLGYFDAALRKGKASKNTGFSVRCVKN, encoded by the coding sequence ATGAACAAGACCAAACAAGGCGCCCGCGCCCTTTCGCAAGTGATAACGCTGACCCTCATCCTGCTCCTCGGAGCCTGCGCCGCTCCTCCAGAAAAAGTAGTCGATATTGACGGCAACAACTACACAGCCGTTCACGCAGGCTCCATGGTCTGGACATCCCGGAATCTCAATGTAGCCCATTTCCGGAACGGAGATCCGATCCCGGAAGTCCAGGACCCTGCCGCCTGGGCAACGCTCGCAACCCCCGCATGGTGCTACAACGAAAACAAGCCTGAAAACGGCAAACTCTACGGAAAGCTCTATAACTGGTACGCGGTCAATGACCCCAGAGGACTGGCTCCCGAAGGATGGCATGTCGCCACCGACGAAGAGTGGAGCGCGCTTGGCGATCTTCTTGGAGGCGAAACCGATGCGGGCGGAGCCCTCAAAGCTCTCGAACACTGGAACAATCAGACTGACAAAACGCAAACCGCGATCGGATTTGACGCGCTGCCGGCAGGAGCCCGAAGAGACACCGACGGACACTTCATGCCCCCCGGCGAGTACAGCCGACTGTGGACGGCAACGGAAGCTTCGGAAAAAAGCGCCTGGAGCCGCTCGCTCGGCTACTTCGATGCGGCACTGCGAAAAGGAAAAGCAAGCAAAAACACCGGCTTTTCAGTCCGCTGCGTCAAGAATTGA
- a CDS encoding SOUL family heme-binding protein has protein sequence MSGFLLAGCSVVGKRSADEPSFTLQKKDGVFEVRHYGRTVYAETVVDGAYAKTSGVAFSRLAGYIFGKNRAKQKIPMTAPVLQEPVSLKIPMTAPVLQEKKGDGWLMSFVMPDGSRLETLPEPLDPAVKLREAEGRSVAVIGYAGLHSEKNIRKYAGLLKEWIGKKGYRAISEPRAASYDPPWTIPFLRRNEVQIDVE, from the coding sequence ATGTCGGGCTTTCTGCTTGCCGGCTGCTCGGTAGTTGGAAAGCGTAGTGCTGATGAGCCTTCGTTTACCTTGCAGAAAAAGGATGGTGTGTTTGAGGTACGACACTACGGGAGGACGGTTTATGCTGAAACGGTTGTTGATGGAGCATATGCGAAGACAAGCGGCGTGGCGTTCAGCCGTCTTGCTGGTTATATTTTTGGCAAAAACAGGGCGAAACAGAAGATCCCGATGACCGCTCCTGTTCTGCAGGAGCCGGTGAGCCTGAAAATTCCGATGACGGCTCCGGTTCTGCAGGAAAAAAAGGGCGATGGGTGGCTGATGTCGTTTGTCATGCCTGATGGTTCACGGCTTGAAACCCTGCCGGAACCGCTCGATCCTGCCGTGAAACTTCGTGAGGCGGAGGGGAGGAGCGTAGCCGTTATCGGGTATGCGGGGCTGCATTCGGAAAAAAATATCCGGAAGTATGCCGGGCTACTGAAGGAGTGGATCGGTAAAAAAGGGTATCGGGCGATTTCCGAGCCTCGGGCGGCAAGTTACGATCCGCCATGGACGATTCCTTTTTTGCGCCGTAACGAGGTGCAGATCGACGTTGAGTGA
- the istB gene encoding IS21-like element helper ATPase IstB: MERTITTIQEHARELNLTGLAGTVDLLLEEARKSEPSYSDFALTLLESELSCRRKAHLERRRKIANLPLLHDLDHYDSGVQNGISQVQLQQLRQLLWLDQNFNLILIGPSGTGKSYLAGGLCHEALKLGYHALFRTMDDLIQTIRFKEITAAAAREYKRLLSAHLLVIDDIMMFPLEKSVAVGLFQLVNQLHEQTSFIITTNKSPKEWAEMLGDEVLATALLDRLLYKCEVIKLTGKSYRLEHRTTIFEQQQSPEGGGNRRKKQLPLQKGVGNHCKMT, translated from the coding sequence ATGGAAAGAACCATTACCACCATACAGGAACACGCCCGAGAACTTAATCTCACCGGGCTGGCAGGAACCGTCGATCTCCTGCTCGAAGAAGCGCGCAAAAGCGAACCATCCTACAGTGATTTTGCGCTGACCCTGCTTGAAAGTGAACTCTCCTGCCGACGGAAAGCTCATCTTGAACGGCGCCGGAAAATAGCAAACCTTCCGTTGCTCCATGATCTTGATCATTATGACTCGGGAGTGCAAAACGGGATCAGCCAAGTCCAGCTCCAGCAGTTACGGCAACTGCTCTGGCTCGACCAGAACTTCAACCTGATCCTTATCGGGCCAAGCGGAACCGGCAAGAGCTATCTTGCTGGCGGGCTCTGCCATGAAGCGCTGAAACTCGGTTATCACGCACTGTTCCGCACCATGGATGACCTCATCCAGACTATCAGGTTCAAAGAGATTACAGCGGCGGCAGCAAGAGAGTACAAACGATTGTTGAGTGCGCATCTGCTGGTTATCGACGACATCATGATGTTCCCGCTGGAAAAAAGTGTTGCCGTCGGGCTGTTCCAGCTTGTCAACCAACTGCATGAACAGACATCATTCATCATTACCACCAATAAAAGCCCGAAAGAGTGGGCAGAGATGCTTGGCGACGAGGTTCTTGCGACGGCTCTGCTTGATCGGCTGCTCTACAAGTGCGAAGTCATTAAACTGACCGGCAAGAGCTACCGGCTCGAACACCGGACAACCATCTTCGAACAACAACAATCGCCGGAAGGAGGGGGCAATCGTAGAAAAAAGCAACTACCACTTCAAAAAGGAGTAGGAAATCATTGCAAAATGACGTAA
- the istA gene encoding IS21 family transposase encodes MYNKVKEFAREGLSIRQISRKTGMDRVTVRKFLRMTDEEFSAFLALQKRRLRKLQPYEQFVKDRVTDYPDCSATQVEDWLKEHHPVFPEVTTRTIYSFVQWIRKAYDLPKPKGTPRAYHPVEQLPYGEQAQVDFGEYWMASADACKVKVHFMIMLLSRSRRKFVSFSQQPITTRFVLEAHEQAFSFFEGIPHTLVYDQDSTIVTDENRGAILYTEAFRKYLLHRSLKIHLCRKSDPESKGKIEAGVKYVKYNFLPGRRFVNLEVLNQEALLWLERTANAKEHATTRLIPDAEWQVEKQHLRPFEPLPYPISGTVGKEYHVRKDNTISYRGNFYSLPVGTYAGPGTLVVLEVRQNTLCLYAQEGRLLANHPIESGKGTVVINNNHRRDTSSKLRELQDSLMLLFTNQEHAERFLESIHNRYPRYSRDQFLHVRNAISGCQQKLIDDALAHCVDHHLFSSGEFHDILHHYRKQEEKQSHQAVFNTFRPKTLRSDMDRMLSFVPDSSGITTYENIFS; translated from the coding sequence ATGTACAACAAAGTTAAGGAATTTGCCCGAGAAGGATTAAGCATCCGCCAAATCAGTCGAAAGACGGGCATGGACAGAGTGACGGTGCGCAAGTTCCTCCGCATGACCGATGAGGAATTCAGTGCGTTTCTTGCTCTGCAGAAGCGGCGCCTCCGAAAATTGCAGCCTTATGAACAGTTCGTCAAGGATAGGGTTACCGACTATCCTGACTGCAGTGCAACTCAAGTTGAAGACTGGCTGAAGGAGCATCACCCTGTTTTTCCGGAGGTAACGACTCGAACGATCTACTCTTTTGTCCAGTGGATCCGAAAAGCCTATGATCTTCCAAAACCGAAAGGAACCCCTCGTGCCTATCATCCGGTCGAGCAACTTCCTTACGGAGAGCAGGCGCAGGTTGATTTCGGTGAGTACTGGATGGCGAGTGCTGATGCCTGCAAAGTGAAGGTGCACTTCATGATCATGCTGCTCTCCCGAAGCCGCAGGAAGTTTGTCAGCTTCAGCCAGCAACCGATTACGACCCGTTTTGTGCTTGAGGCTCATGAACAGGCATTTTCTTTTTTTGAGGGCATACCGCACACACTGGTCTATGATCAGGATTCCACCATTGTTACCGATGAGAACCGGGGTGCTATCCTCTATACTGAGGCATTCAGGAAATACCTGTTGCACCGCAGTCTGAAGATCCATCTCTGTCGGAAAAGCGATCCGGAAAGCAAAGGAAAAATCGAGGCCGGCGTCAAATATGTGAAGTACAACTTCCTGCCGGGGCGACGCTTCGTCAATCTTGAAGTCCTGAACCAGGAAGCGTTGCTCTGGCTTGAACGAACAGCCAATGCCAAGGAACATGCCACAACGCGGCTGATACCTGATGCTGAATGGCAGGTGGAGAAACAGCATCTTCGTCCTTTTGAACCCTTACCCTATCCGATTTCCGGTACTGTCGGTAAAGAGTATCACGTTCGCAAAGACAACACGATCTCGTATCGAGGGAATTTCTATAGCCTGCCGGTCGGCACCTATGCAGGGCCGGGGACACTGGTTGTGCTGGAAGTCAGGCAGAACACCCTTTGTCTCTATGCTCAAGAGGGCAGGTTGCTGGCCAATCACCCGATTGAGAGCGGCAAAGGCACCGTGGTGATCAACAACAACCATCGCCGTGATACCTCCTCCAAACTGCGAGAGTTGCAGGATTCGCTCATGCTGCTTTTCACCAATCAGGAACACGCGGAACGGTTTCTTGAAAGCATCCACAACCGTTATCCCCGATACAGTCGAGACCAGTTCCTGCATGTACGCAATGCCATCAGCGGATGCCAGCAGAAGCTGATTGATGATGCCCTCGCACACTGTGTCGATCATCATCTCTTTTCGTCCGGTGAGTTCCATGATATCCTGCACCATTACCGGAAGCAGGAGGAAAAACAGAGTCATCAGGCGGTGTTCAACACCTTCCGCCCGAAAACACTCCGAAGTGATATGGACAGGATGCTCTCGTTCGTGCCGGACAGCAGTGGCATAACCACCTATGAAAACATTTTCAGTTAA
- a CDS encoding NAD(P)/FAD-dependent oxidoreductase — translation MAKVIIIGAGFAGHTAAMYLGDAIGRDHEITVVHKFDYFGFVPSWVWLGIDAVKPEHTVFKLKPIYDKFNVNFVQGTVTAVYPDENYIVLDQADNGGLASLEYDHLIIATGAHMNYDATPGLGPKKHTQSICHFDSAIQARDAYLQSVERMKRGERQKLVIGTGHPLAACQGAAFEYITNIHHDLSQRGIREKADLVYLTNEPEIGDFGVGGINVVTKGGRIARGGDLIEDAMDEFGIEKAIRKGVKEVDANKVYWEDFEGNYGETEYDFAMLIPQSRGVTFPFYDREGKDISSKVCNPGGFVFADGIYGLKYDELVGNANAWPAQYYNPTYKNIFSAGIAFAPPGPISVPHTTKNGTAITPGAPRTGMISGVIGRVVAFNVIDMIKTGRMTHRERMSEMLAVCIASNGKSLWSGSAIVMIIYPIVPDHTRYDNKEGRDMFVTRVERGISGAWLKQMVETTFMHKFMGRFGWQFIPE, via the coding sequence ATGGCAAAGGTGATTATTATTGGTGCGGGTTTTGCAGGACATACTGCGGCGATGTATCTCGGTGATGCGATTGGCAGGGATCATGAAATTACGGTTGTGCACAAGTTCGACTATTTCGGGTTCGTTCCTTCATGGGTCTGGCTGGGTATCGATGCGGTCAAGCCGGAGCATACCGTGTTCAAATTAAAGCCTATTTATGATAAGTTCAATGTGAATTTCGTACAGGGAACGGTAACTGCGGTGTATCCCGACGAGAATTATATCGTGCTCGATCAGGCTGATAACGGAGGCCTGGCGAGTCTTGAGTATGACCATCTGATTATTGCGACCGGTGCTCATATGAATTACGATGCGACGCCGGGTCTCGGACCTAAAAAGCATACGCAGTCGATCTGTCATTTTGACAGTGCAATCCAGGCGCGCGACGCCTATCTGCAGTCGGTCGAGCGCATGAAGCGCGGCGAACGCCAGAAACTGGTGATTGGTACCGGTCACCCACTTGCTGCCTGCCAGGGAGCTGCGTTTGAATATATCACGAATATTCATCATGATCTCTCTCAGAGAGGCATACGCGAAAAGGCTGATCTGGTCTATCTGACCAACGAGCCGGAAATAGGAGATTTTGGCGTTGGAGGCATCAATGTTGTGACCAAAGGGGGCAGGATAGCCCGCGGCGGCGATCTTATCGAGGATGCCATGGATGAGTTCGGTATTGAAAAAGCTATTCGCAAGGGCGTTAAAGAGGTTGATGCAAACAAGGTCTACTGGGAGGATTTTGAGGGTAATTACGGTGAAACGGAGTATGATTTTGCCATGCTTATTCCTCAGTCGAGAGGGGTGACCTTCCCGTTTTACGACAGGGAGGGTAAGGATATCAGCTCAAAGGTCTGCAATCCCGGCGGCTTTGTGTTTGCCGATGGCATTTACGGTCTCAAGTACGATGAACTTGTCGGCAATGCCAACGCCTGGCCTGCGCAGTATTATAATCCGACCTACAAGAACATCTTTTCGGCAGGAATCGCTTTTGCGCCTCCCGGCCCGATTTCCGTGCCGCATACGACGAAGAACGGAACGGCTATCACGCCCGGAGCTCCCAGAACCGGTATGATTTCGGGGGTTATCGGCAGGGTTGTCGCTTTTAACGTGATCGATATGATCAAAACCGGACGGATGACGCACCGGGAGCGGATGTCGGAAATGCTTGCGGTCTGCATCGCTTCGAACGGCAAATCTCTCTGGAGCGGTTCGGCTATTGTCATGATTATTTATCCTATCGTTCCCGATCATACCCGTTATGACAACAAGGAGGGTCGCGATATGTTCGTTACGAGGGTTGAGCGGGGAATTTCAGGCGCATGGCTGAAGCAGATGGTTGAGACGACTTTTATGCACAAGTTCATGGGCCGATTTGGATGGCAGTTCATTCCTGAATAA
- the ruvX gene encoding Holliday junction resolvase RuvX, translating to MGLTEKKRILAIDYGTKRIGLAQTDPLQLFASAVGTFERTTLFALLEKMAANNEIEKILVGYPLSSDNSPNAMTAVVDRFIMELQLAFPSLPVETADEHHSSRDAHQILIASGTRKKARKEKGRIDSAAACVILRDYLETHR from the coding sequence ATGGGGCTAACCGAAAAAAAAAGGATTCTGGCAATTGACTACGGAACCAAACGTATTGGCCTTGCGCAAACCGATCCCCTGCAGCTTTTCGCAAGCGCCGTCGGAACCTTCGAACGAACAACACTCTTTGCGCTCCTTGAAAAAATGGCAGCAAACAATGAGATCGAAAAAATACTTGTAGGCTATCCGCTCAGCTCCGACAACTCGCCCAATGCCATGACCGCCGTAGTCGACCGCTTCATCATGGAGCTGCAACTCGCATTCCCCTCACTTCCAGTCGAAACAGCCGACGAACACCACTCCTCACGCGACGCGCACCAGATACTGATTGCATCCGGAACGAGAAAAAAAGCCCGAAAAGAAAAAGGACGCATCGACAGCGCGGCAGCATGCGTCATCCTGCGCGATTACCTTGAGACCCATCGGTAA
- the pyrE gene encoding orotate phosphoribosyltransferase, whose protein sequence is MNQPPMLDIFRSTGALLEGHFKLTSGRHSNTYFQCAKVLQHPEHLSAVCHKIAAHFSQKGVDTVISPAIGGIVAGTETGRQLGVKTIFAERKDGRMTIRRGFSVAPGEKVLVIEDVITTGGSVQEVIELLKNAGALIIGVGCVVDRSNGKVRLTDDQYAVLSMEVVSYAPEECPLCKEGMPIDAPGSRANQQP, encoded by the coding sequence ATGAATCAACCGCCAATGCTCGACATTTTCAGATCGACGGGAGCCCTGCTTGAGGGCCATTTCAAACTGACCTCAGGACGTCACAGCAACACCTATTTCCAGTGTGCCAAAGTGCTGCAACACCCGGAACACCTCAGCGCTGTCTGTCATAAAATTGCCGCGCACTTCAGTCAGAAAGGTGTCGACACCGTCATCTCGCCCGCTATCGGCGGCATAGTTGCAGGAACGGAAACAGGCCGTCAGCTCGGCGTTAAAACCATCTTTGCCGAACGCAAGGATGGCCGTATGACCATCCGTCGCGGATTCAGCGTTGCCCCGGGCGAAAAAGTGCTTGTCATCGAAGATGTCATTACCACCGGCGGCTCCGTTCAGGAAGTGATCGAACTGCTCAAAAACGCCGGCGCCCTCATTATCGGAGTCGGTTGCGTCGTAGACCGCAGCAACGGAAAAGTCCGGCTGACCGACGACCAGTACGCCGTCCTTTCGATGGAGGTCGTCAGCTACGCCCCCGAAGAGTGCCCACTCTGCAAGGAAGGCATGCCGATCGATGCCCCCGGAAGCCGGGCAAATCAGCAGCCGTGA